A region of Desulfuromonas sp. TF DNA encodes the following proteins:
- a CDS encoding VOC family protein produces MIKTIPEGYHSITPYFTFQDARKAIDFYKRAFGAQERYVMPGPDGKGVMHAEILIGDSVVMMGEEHPEQACRSAETIGGSPVSFYLYLENVDEAFRVAVAAGAEARMPVQEMFWGDRVGTVQDPFGYSWSLATHTRDLTPEEIRQGAQAFSAQMKE; encoded by the coding sequence ATGATAAAAACAATCCCGGAAGGATATCACAGTATCACACCCTATTTCACATTCCAGGACGCCCGAAAGGCCATCGATTTCTACAAGCGGGCCTTCGGCGCGCAGGAGCGGTATGTCATGCCGGGGCCCGACGGCAAGGGGGTGATGCACGCCGAGATCCTGATCGGCGACTCGGTCGTCATGATGGGCGAGGAGCATCCGGAGCAGGCCTGCAGAAGCGCGGAAACCATCGGAGGCTCCCCGGTCAGCTTCTACCTTTATCTTGAGAACGTCGACGAGGCTTTTCGCGTCGCCGTCGCCGCAGGGGCCGAGGCCCGGATGCCCGTCCAGGAGATGTTTTGGGGGGACCGGGTCGGAACCGTGCAGGACCCCTTCGGTTACAGCTGGAGTCTGGCCACCCACACCAGGGATCTGACGCCGGAGGAGATCCGGCAGGGCGCGCAAGCCTTTTCCGCCCAGATGAAGGAATAA
- a CDS encoding PEP/pyruvate-binding domain-containing protein has translation MENVTRITTGYAGLDNILDGLRIGDNVVWKVDSIEDYRYFIGPFVDHALKEGKRVIYIRFGDHEPLIGESPRVTLYQLDARRGFESFAARIHTILTEEGHNAFYVFDCLSDLLSAWATDFMVGNFFRVTCPYLYELDTVAYFALFRDRHSFQTIERIRDTTQVLIDVYNQDNSFHIHPLKVWKRRSPTMFLPHRKEGEQFIPLANSYEATELLSTIARSRTGSTHRQLDHWHRLFLQAETLTAAPSAEEEAEMVNHICRHMIGREERILALARKHLSLQDLLNIKSRLIGTGFIGGKAVGMLLAHNILLDDPLYHWQEHLETHDSFFVGSNVYYSYIVHNGWWKPFMQQKTREGYFSAAAELREQMLRGTFPETIREGFHKMLEYYGQYPIIVRSSSLLEDGFGNAFAGKYDSFFCVNQGSPEERLGQFEEAVRKIFASTMSEEALAYRLQRGLDQQDEQMALLIQRVSGAYHKHCYFPDLAGVGVSYNTFVWDKGMDPRAGMLRLVLGLGTRAVDRVEGDYPCIVALDAPLKKPHKGFEDARKFSQRDVDLLNIDDNVLQTVSLLDLTREVSDIPWHRYAVKDHETTRLLKSRGGKGDVWLLTFDNLLADISFTGLMRKMLKTLEEAYQYPVDVEFTINFTAEGTAKIDVVQCRPLQTKGLEGQEAQVDIPESVPEAATVFRSEGNFMGGNISQAIKWIIWIEPAEYLRLPLAHKYEVARLVGRLNKRIADRTENHTILLGPGRWGTSTPMLGVPTTFAEINNFTAIAEVAFTSGDLMPELSFGSHFFQDLVETDIFYVALFPENRNCFFNEAWMHSQRNALEGLLPASSRYKNVVKVYRAPDTGMRLTADVVRQKVICFMEEG, from the coding sequence ATGGAGAACGTCACCCGGATCACGACCGGCTATGCCGGCCTGGATAATATCCTCGACGGCCTGCGCATCGGCGACAATGTCGTCTGGAAAGTCGATTCGATCGAGGACTACCGCTATTTTATCGGACCCTTCGTCGACCACGCCTTGAAGGAAGGCAAGAGGGTCATCTACATCCGATTCGGAGACCACGAACCGCTGATCGGCGAATCGCCCCGCGTCACCTTGTACCAGCTCGACGCCCGTCGCGGCTTCGAGTCCTTCGCCGCCCGCATCCACACCATCCTCACAGAGGAGGGGCACAACGCCTTCTATGTCTTTGACTGCCTCTCCGACCTGCTCTCCGCCTGGGCCACCGACTTCATGGTGGGCAACTTTTTCCGGGTGACCTGCCCCTATCTCTACGAACTCGACACGGTGGCGTACTTCGCCCTGTTCCGCGACCGCCACTCCTTTCAGACCATCGAGCGCATCCGCGACACCACCCAGGTGCTGATCGATGTCTACAACCAGGACAACAGCTTTCACATCCACCCTCTCAAGGTGTGGAAACGCCGATCGCCGACGATGTTCCTGCCCCACCGCAAGGAGGGCGAGCAGTTCATCCCCCTGGCCAACAGTTATGAAGCCACCGAGCTTTTGAGCACCATCGCCAGGAGCAGGACGGGCAGCACCCACCGCCAGCTCGACCACTGGCACCGCCTCTTTCTCCAGGCCGAGACCCTGACAGCTGCTCCTTCGGCCGAAGAGGAAGCCGAGATGGTGAACCACATCTGCCGGCACATGATCGGCCGCGAAGAGCGTATCCTCGCCCTGGCCAGGAAGCACCTCTCCCTGCAGGATCTGCTCAATATCAAGTCGCGCCTCATCGGCACCGGATTCATCGGCGGCAAGGCGGTGGGCATGCTGCTGGCCCACAACATCCTGCTCGACGATCCTCTCTACCACTGGCAGGAACATCTGGAAACCCACGACTCCTTCTTCGTCGGCTCCAACGTCTATTACTCCTACATCGTTCACAACGGCTGGTGGAAGCCCTTCATGCAGCAGAAGACCCGGGAGGGCTACTTCAGCGCGGCCGCCGAACTGCGGGAGCAGATGTTGCGCGGCACCTTTCCGGAGACGATCCGCGAGGGTTTCCACAAGATGCTCGAGTACTACGGCCAATATCCGATCATCGTCCGCTCCAGCTCCCTGCTCGAGGACGGCTTCGGAAACGCCTTCGCCGGCAAATACGACAGCTTCTTCTGCGTCAACCAGGGCTCGCCCGAGGAGCGTCTCGGACAATTCGAGGAGGCGGTGCGCAAGATTTTCGCCAGCACCATGAGCGAGGAGGCCCTCGCCTACCGTCTTCAGCGCGGTCTCGACCAGCAGGACGAGCAGATGGCCCTGCTCATCCAGAGGGTTTCCGGAGCCTACCACAAACACTGCTACTTCCCCGATCTGGCCGGCGTCGGAGTCTCCTACAATACCTTCGTCTGGGACAAAGGGATGGATCCCAGGGCCGGAATGCTGCGGCTTGTCCTCGGCCTCGGCACCAGGGCGGTGGACCGGGTCGAGGGCGACTACCCGTGCATTGTGGCTCTCGATGCGCCCCTGAAAAAGCCGCATAAGGGGTTTGAGGACGCCCGCAAATTCTCCCAGCGCGACGTCGACCTGCTCAACATTGACGACAACGTACTGCAGACCGTGTCGCTGCTGGATCTGACCCGGGAGGTGTCCGACATCCCCTGGCACAGGTACGCCGTCAAGGACCATGAAACCACCCGTCTTCTCAAATCACGGGGGGGGAAGGGGGATGTGTGGCTGCTGACGTTCGACAACCTCCTCGCCGATATTTCCTTTACCGGGCTCATGCGGAAGATGCTGAAAACGCTTGAGGAAGCCTACCAATATCCGGTCGACGTGGAATTCACGATCAACTTCACCGCCGAAGGAACAGCCAAAATCGATGTCGTTCAATGCCGCCCGCTCCAGACCAAGGGCCTGGAGGGTCAGGAGGCTCAGGTCGACATCCCCGAATCTGTTCCTGAAGCGGCCACGGTCTTTCGTTCCGAAGGCAATTTCATGGGCGGCAACATCTCCCAGGCGATCAAGTGGATCATCTGGATCGAACCGGCTGAATACCTCCGGCTGCCCCTGGCTCATAAATATGAGGTGGCCCGTCTGGTGGGCCGCCTCAACAAGCGCATCGCCGACAGAACTGAAAACCACACCATCCTTCTGGGCCCGGGACGCTGGGGGACATCGACTCCGATGCTGGGGGTGCCGACCACCTTCGCCGAGATCAACAATTTCACCGCCATCGCCGAGGTCGCCTTCACCAGCGGCGACCTGATGCCGGAGCTCTCCTTCGGCTCCCATTTCTTCCAGGACCTGGTCGAAACTGACATCTTCTATGTGGCCCTGTTCCCCGAAAACAGGAACTGCTTCTTCAACGAAGCCTGGATGCACTCCCAGCGCAACGCCCTCGAAGGCCTGCTGCCGGCGAGCAGTCGTTACAAGAATGTGGTCAAGGTCTACCGGGCGCCGGATACCGGCATGCGGCTGACAGCGGATGTGGTGAGACAGAAGGTGATCTGTTTCATGGAGGAGGGGTAG
- a CDS encoding glutathione S-transferase C-terminal domain-containing protein: MEFSSELFVDLYRLYTAGEEAESEESRREARQKLERLEKQLGEGPFFNGPRFSLMDAAIAPAFMRIALMEEFRPLGLLDRLPKVQRWSEALLGRDSVRTSVVPEFPQLFREYLATGGGYLARGAGGS, from the coding sequence ATGGAATTCTCCTCCGAGCTTTTCGTGGATCTGTACCGCCTTTACACGGCCGGGGAGGAGGCGGAGTCCGAAGAGAGCCGCCGGGAGGCCCGGCAGAAGCTGGAACGCCTGGAGAAACAGCTCGGAGAGGGTCCGTTCTTCAACGGTCCGCGGTTCTCCCTGATGGATGCCGCCATCGCCCCGGCATTCATGCGGATCGCCCTGATGGAGGAGTTCCGGCCCCTCGGGCTCCTCGACCGCCTGCCGAAGGTGCAGCGCTGGAGCGAAGCCCTCCTCGGACGGGATTCGGTCCGCACCTCGGTCGTCCCCGAGTTTCCGCAGCTCTTCCGGGAGTACCTCGCCACCGGCGGCGGCTACCTGGCGCGCGGAGCGGGGGGGAGCTGA
- a CDS encoding NfeD family protein, translated as MENLLWWHWILLGIVLVILELAVPSFTIFWFGLGAILTGLLVAALPNFSIAWQLLVFSASSIGFTFLWFRYFRPGKRDVPAATGEQLAIGQTGIAATRALTPGEVGQVVFSVPVMGHESWEYTSGEPINTGERLRVIAVLTVEGEDGAGSAPHRILKVEKIR; from the coding sequence ATGGAAAATCTTCTCTGGTGGCATTGGATTTTACTGGGAATCGTCCTGGTGATTCTGGAACTGGCGGTCCCCTCCTTCACCATCTTCTGGTTCGGCCTCGGAGCCATCCTGACCGGACTGCTGGTGGCCGCGCTTCCTAATTTTTCCATCGCATGGCAACTGCTCGTCTTTTCCGCTTCGAGCATCGGTTTCACCTTCCTGTGGTTTCGCTACTTCCGTCCCGGAAAAAGGGACGTGCCGGCGGCGACAGGCGAACAACTCGCCATCGGCCAGACCGGAATTGCCGCCACCCGGGCACTGACGCCCGGGGAGGTCGGACAGGTGGTGTTTTCCGTTCCGGTCATGGGGCATGAATCGTGGGAATACACATCCGGCGAACCGATCAACACGGGGGAACGACTCAGGGTCATAGCCGTCCTGACCGTGGAAGGGGAGGACGGAGCCGGCAGCGCACCGCATCGGATTCTCAAGGTCGAAAAAATCAGATGA
- a CDS encoding SPFH domain-containing protein, protein MNIALIIIGAILVLVIVTIFAGIKIVPQGYEYVIMRLGKYQVTLKPGLNIIIPYIDTIAAKVTRKDISLDIPSQEVITRDNAVIITNAIAFVNIHTPHKAIFGIDHYEHATRNLVMTNLRAIVGQMDLDDALSSREQIKVKLIQAIATDLEDWGLTVKSIEIQDIKPSSTMQASMERQAAAERIRRAAITEAEGEKQAAILTAEGKKQASILAAEGDLEASRRQAEARIVLANATKDALSLVQQGIGSEQLPALYLLGEKYIAALQELGVSTNAKTVVLPADLPAALQGMFGLKAVK, encoded by the coding sequence ATGAATATCGCTCTTATCATCATTGGCGCCATTTTAGTTCTGGTCATCGTCACGATCTTCGCCGGAATCAAGATCGTTCCGCAAGGGTATGAATATGTCATCATGCGACTCGGAAAATATCAGGTGACACTGAAGCCGGGTCTGAACATCATCATTCCGTACATCGATACCATTGCCGCCAAGGTAACCCGAAAGGACATCTCCCTGGACATCCCCAGCCAGGAGGTCATCACCAGGGACAATGCGGTGATCATCACCAACGCCATCGCCTTCGTCAACATTCATACCCCCCATAAGGCCATTTTCGGGATCGACCACTACGAGCATGCCACCCGCAATCTGGTGATGACCAATCTTCGCGCCATCGTCGGGCAGATGGACCTCGACGACGCTCTCAGCTCGCGGGAGCAGATCAAGGTCAAGCTGATCCAGGCGATCGCGACCGATCTTGAGGACTGGGGTTTGACCGTCAAAAGTATCGAAATCCAGGACATCAAGCCTTCCTCGACCATGCAGGCTTCCATGGAGCGGCAGGCGGCGGCGGAGCGGATCCGCCGGGCGGCCATAACCGAAGCCGAAGGAGAGAAGCAGGCCGCCATCCTGACCGCCGAGGGGAAAAAACAGGCGTCTATTCTGGCTGCGGAAGGGGACCTGGAAGCCTCCCGGCGCCAGGCCGAAGCCCGCATCGTGCTTGCAAACGCCACCAAGGATGCCCTGTCGCTGGTGCAGCAGGGGATCGGCTCCGAACAGCTGCCGGCCCTGTACCTGCTGGGGGAAAAATATATCGCCGCCCTGCAGGAGCTGGGCGTCTCCACCAATGCCAAAACGGTGGTCCTGCCGGCGGATCTCCCGGCGGCCCTCCAGGGGATGTTCGGACTCAAAGCCGTAAAATAA
- the gdhA gene encoding NADP-specific glutamate dehydrogenase, with amino-acid sequence MSPAIDEKVEPIFQEVLARNPGETEFHQAVREVLESLGPVLVKHPEFCHHKIIERICEPERQIIFRVPWQDDKGQVQINRGFRVEFNSSLGPYKGGLRFHPSVYLGIIKFLGFEQIFKNALTGLPIGGGKGGSDFDPKGKSDDEIMRFCQSFMTELYRHIGEHTDVPAGDIGVGGREIGFMFGQYKRITNRWEAGVLTGKGLDWGGSLARTEATGYGATFFVDEMLKARKDTFGGKVCTVSGSGNVAIYTIEKIHQLGGKVVACSDSNGVIYHEQGLDLELMQRLKEVERRRIKDYSNYHKDAKYIESGNIWDIPCQVAMPSATQNEINGKDAAKLVKNGCIAVGEGANMPTTPEGIKVFLDAGIAYGPGKAANAGGVATSALEMQQNACRDSWTFEYTEQRLQQIMKNIHELCYETAEEYGTPGNYVNGANIAGFIRVAKAMVAMGVI; translated from the coding sequence ATGTCACCCGCTATTGACGAGAAGGTCGAACCCATTTTTCAAGAGGTCCTCGCCCGCAATCCGGGCGAAACGGAATTCCACCAGGCGGTCAGGGAAGTGCTCGAGTCCCTCGGCCCCGTTCTGGTGAAACACCCCGAGTTCTGCCACCACAAGATCATCGAGCGCATCTGCGAACCCGAGCGGCAGATCATCTTCCGGGTGCCCTGGCAGGACGACAAGGGGCAGGTCCAGATCAACCGCGGCTTTCGGGTCGAGTTCAACAGCTCCCTCGGGCCTTACAAGGGCGGCCTGCGCTTTCACCCCTCCGTCTACCTGGGGATCATCAAATTCCTGGGTTTCGAGCAGATCTTCAAGAACGCCCTGACGGGCCTCCCCATCGGCGGCGGCAAGGGGGGCTCCGACTTCGATCCCAAGGGGAAGTCGGATGACGAGATCATGCGCTTCTGCCAGAGCTTCATGACCGAACTCTATCGCCATATCGGTGAGCACACCGACGTTCCGGCCGGAGACATCGGGGTCGGCGGTCGGGAGATCGGGTTCATGTTCGGCCAGTACAAGCGCATCACCAACCGCTGGGAGGCGGGAGTGCTGACGGGCAAGGGCCTCGATTGGGGAGGTTCCCTGGCGCGCACCGAGGCGACGGGTTACGGCGCCACCTTCTTCGTCGACGAGATGCTGAAGGCCCGCAAGGACACCTTCGGCGGGAAAGTCTGCACCGTCTCCGGCTCCGGCAACGTGGCCATCTACACCATCGAGAAGATCCATCAGCTCGGCGGCAAGGTGGTGGCCTGCTCCGACTCCAACGGCGTCATCTATCATGAGCAGGGCCTCGATCTCGAACTGATGCAGCGGCTCAAGGAAGTGGAGCGCCGCCGGATCAAGGACTACTCAAATTACCACAAGGATGCCAAGTATATCGAGAGCGGCAACATCTGGGACATTCCCTGCCAGGTCGCCATGCCCTCGGCCACCCAGAACGAAATCAACGGCAAGGATGCCGCCAAGCTGGTGAAGAACGGCTGCATCGCCGTCGGCGAGGGGGCCAACATGCCGACGACCCCGGAAGGGATCAAGGTCTTCCTCGATGCAGGCATCGCGTACGGCCCCGGCAAGGCCGCCAACGCTGGGGGCGTCGCCACCAGCGCCCTGGAGATGCAGCAGAACGCCTGTCGCGACTCCTGGACCTTCGAGTACACCGAGCAGCGTCTCCAGCAGATCATGAAGAATATCCACGAGCTCTGCTATGAGACCGCAGAGGAGTACGGCACCCCCGGCAATTACGTGAACGGCGCCAACATCGCCGGATTTATCCGGGTGGCCAAGGCCATGGTGGCGATGGGCGTGATCTGA
- a CDS encoding DUF2845 domain-containing protein, protein MKRLAVVSVLVSGLLLGAGNASAMRCGSQLVLIGDRHHDVLSKCGEPDEREERPEKRYFRVFREGGFFEVLQEVTVEEWTYNLGPNMFVRILRFENGRLVEIETGEYGY, encoded by the coding sequence ATGAAACGTCTCGCTGTGGTCTCGGTTCTGGTTTCGGGCTTGCTCCTTGGCGCCGGCAATGCTTCGGCAATGCGGTGCGGCAGCCAGCTTGTGCTCATCGGCGACCGGCACCACGATGTCCTGAGCAAATGCGGCGAGCCCGATGAAAGAGAAGAGCGTCCTGAGAAGCGCTATTTCCGCGTCTTCCGAGAGGGAGGGTTTTTCGAAGTGCTTCAGGAAGTCACTGTCGAGGAATGGACCTATAATCTCGGCCCGAATATGTTCGTCAGGATTCTGCGATTCGAAAACGGTCGTTTGGTGGAGATCGAAACGGGAGAATACGGATACTGA